From Macrobrachium rosenbergii isolate ZJJX-2024 chromosome 17, ASM4041242v1, whole genome shotgun sequence, one genomic window encodes:
- the LOC136847842 gene encoding uncharacterized protein — protein sequence MEGRDSSVYREISTVEDFRAIKKPLFSHLLEFTKLKDEFKKFLYQEGLLGDFSGPCEKCRKGQVRFGSEGKSTNTGQQVFAWRCSNRRCRRKLSTRSGSLFERSMLSERIILLLVYCFAAKIPQHIVMNSLIDLATHTMVDWYRFCRDVCWEILLADNKKIGGPGHVVEIDEGKFGKGGGFWVLGGIDRQTRETFFKIVPDCSPETLLPVLLDNVLPETTVISDSWESYSSARDHYFSENEVDHSINFVSPGDRDGHTDTMESEWRILRKSVLPRNGTQKYLYDGYFSAYCVQKRYLDRAPCPFWAFLDLIKRVYPLKSRPTAPVNDLLSQPKTERSETTTFRSSGTTTFRRSSGTTTFRSIAKKQKLDTDESDRDSE from the coding sequence ATGGAAGGACGTGACTCCAGCGTTTACCGTGAAATTTCCACTGTAGAAGATTTCAGGGCTATCAAGAAGCCCCTGTTCTCTCATTTATTAGAATTTACGAAATTAAAAGACGAATTTAAGAAATTCTTGTACCAGGAGGGCTTGCTGGGCGATTTTTCCGGACCCTGTGAAAAGTGTCGTAAGGGACAAGTGAGATTCGGAAGTGAGGGAAAGAGCACCAATACCGGTCAGCAAGTGTTTGCGTGGCGATGCAGCAATCGCCGTTGCCGAAGGAAGCTCTCGACACGAAGCGGCTCTCTCTTCGAGCGCTCGATGTTGTCGGAAAGAATCATCTTATTGCTGGTATACTGTTTCGCCGCCAAAATTCCTCAGCATATCGTGATGAACAGCCTGATCGACCTCGCGACCCACACGATGGTCGATTGGTACCGTTTTTGCCGCGACGTTTGCTGGGAAATCTTGCTTGCCGACAACAAGAAGATCGGCGGCCCCGGTCATGTAGTGGAGATTGACGAGGGCAAATTCGGGAAAGGAGGAGGATTCTGGGTGTTGGGCGGCATTGACCGGCAGACGCGCGAGACTTTCTTCAAGATCGTCCCGGACTGCTCGCCGGAAACTCTGCTCCCGGTGTTGCTGGACAACGTCCTTCCGGAGACCACCGTCATATCCGATTCCTGGGAGTCGTACAGCAGTGCTCGGGATCATTATTTCAGCGAGAACGAAGTAGATCATAGCATCAACTTCGTTAGTCCGGGCGACCGGGATGGGCACACGGACACGATGGAGTCTGAGTGGCGCATTCTCAGAAAGAGCGTGCTGCCCAGAAACGGTACGCAGAAATACCTGTATGACGGTTATTTTTCCGCGTACTGTGTCCAGAAGCGGTACCTGGACCGTGCTCCGTGTCCGTTTTGGGCTTTTCTTGATTTGATCAAGCGCGTTTACCCGCTCAAAAGCCGACCGACAGCCCCTGTCAACGATTTGCTTTCCCAGCCTAAAACGGAACGATCTGAAACTACCACTTTCCGGAGCTCAGGAACTACCACTTTCAGGAGGAGCTCGGGAACTACCACTTTCAGGAGCATTGCCAAAAAACAGAAGTTGGATACCGACGAATCAGACCGCGATTCAGAATAA
- the LOC136847840 gene encoding rho guanine nucleotide exchange factor 10 isoform X2 produces the protein MAPPASLARKLSVDETPSSKPKKNKKGRKARRSSSFSFFSRRKYSASKQEFSDDTELPQENYEEAINTHVVTNYDVTPDTHLSEIPGMLDETSDAFDNSDCYREEDVAQSPFGVSCDELMMLDIEGISTESGIEWLEKSEELSEWHCLPYIDKESNYSECIEDEDDDDVGHESEAEAKQDAESQDLSEGGAAVGEGGDSEAEGTPDIHSSVHFPQHESTPRPSGENKIHFEEASTSGIGGSNHVTFNFHGFFPELTKGLSRGSSCRSIVSGSGQLFTIDEEGTNINEGVAKSSLPGDFDNEDSDHRNPATCSQESIEEGQPVHVDTPMPKSTAQMRTHHSTSSQLPINRWSIAGSTFDTADNYWVNRQGRSTFWEAGTSSIPHLPSSSSPGDQEAAGSDGEARNDGDDFEESDEGCGADAAHSSPDVTDDAQSADFDPVGSSTTTLDDDHGLRTQSMMDLSVMSTSMMELSLGSLRGGVPKDVLKRSSSIDTRDQVKEPKSNLRRSASLNFSFRSSSENLENFKQRLLRKREQWRERRQSSKSLKDAIRRDSKEDPPKETAKPSEENPPSTPDSKLYRWFSLRKSVNYDVERRSSTIANAERTSSYTATTNGASTISTNHRMPKLLEEGDADHGGLFSENGGVFAHTFQRRHQPPALPAMPQGLSPEQIKRRHIVANIVHSENNYVATLQRLVNDYKKPLGDSKPPILNTAKLATLFHRVSEILQCHTLFRIALAECVRQWDREEKIGDVFVASFSKAIVLDIYSDFINNFTRAMEVAKQESKKKTAFADFLKMRQITSPDRLSFFGLMVKPVQRFPQFILFLQDLLKHTPQGHHDRMSLQLALTQLESLAEMLNERKREAEQYQAFRDTLKHINTKFALRGIQEGNRYLLRQDDVMQLEFNQNGLISKSKARRLFLTNDLIICVTVVPKSNDEYGHQNERLSLKWAVPVTDVEIQDTSSSPTLSRLLASGVTKSGTISVARIPEETMGSNVDNLCQEMNNLMHDYEIISRISSLVSSLRGSYDGLTSENLQQISSSIQRALHIRDEQMAWVDACCLQFTVKTKEGREKETYTFQTDNPVIKKDWIVELRLAQLALDIANSPAWDVPEQEKRPSTKMPLFVKALPVFSSPHETEVKCGCCYNITSSRPSRISGIGRHQTYLWLCSSDGVSSHVTIYLMQQVGLREVVRVDMVEVCVTSLQHVPGISTTSDEPSLRAHTVWMGTHSHKLLVYSGLDPEKQTELGSATVPAAVTTIKYHCDQVYVGLCNGIVQVYRRGADGAWQLREPNDICLGTYSVTALLPINTHVYAACGEQVHVIDCFTAEVTKKFSVHHEGAGEVQLMAHSGIGLWIAQKNTATICLYHTETFRHLQDINVASNVSRVLGERGPSPANVKVTALLASRGLLWVGTNVGVALTIPLPRLEGVPIISGRANISYHAHSGPITFLLTLHPHSRPQATLPELRPASRPSLQDSHTQSQETSRLSSNAVILKFYVGFPGSRLEKQQSDGSLVPTRRVPPRLRQQLSSPVILRRKPRESHQQHVRRLSKTLPRGLGLGALAGSQECDVYGLYGDLLNVHEYEDDEPLNIGEGLLLSRYDSLRRSDPELAVPAQVSTLDRRVRLKASRPRSLDLSTWSMDSRASSACTTTSSGSEDGSGLGIGSTTVTATPLEATSNSSSSGNTTSGRATTSRRKENDQSRTLMTLMGGRGYINLRQTLDAQPPHTNEKDAHIVVWEMKL, from the exons ATGGCGCCTCCAGCGTCCTTGGCCAGGAAATTGTCAGTGGACGAAACTCCTTCGTCCAAAcccaagaagaataagaaaggcAGGAAGGCCAGGAGGTCCTCGAGTTTTAGCTTCTTCTCCCGTCGCAAATACTCCGCGAGTAAACAGGAGTTCTCTGATGACACGGAACTCCCTCAGGAAAACTACGAAGAGGCCATTAATACCCATGTGGTGACGAACTATGACGTCACCCCCGATACCCACCTCTCGGAGATCCCTGGAATGTTGGACGAAACCTCGGACGCGTTTGACAACTCCGACTGTTACCGAGAAGAGGACGTTGCTCAGTCTCCCTTCGGCGTGTCGTGCGACGAGCTGATGATGCTCGACATCGAAGGAATATCGACGGAGAGCGGAATAGAATGGCTGGAGAAGTCGGAAGAGTTGAGCGAGTGGCACTGCCTCCCTTACATCGACAAAGAGAGCAATTACAGCGAGTGTATCGAGgacgaggatgatgatgatgtaggcCATGAGTCAGAGGCCGAGGCAAAACAAGACGCAGAGTCGCAGGATCTGAGCGAAGGAGGCGCAGCTGTCGGCGAGGGCGGTGACTCAGAGGCAGAAGGCACTCCTGACATTCATTCTAGTGTTCATTTCCCGCAGCACGAATCGACGCCTAGGCCCTCTGGCGAAAACAAAATTCACTTCGAAGAAGCCAGCACTTCGGGCATCGGGGGGTCAAACCACGTGACCTTTAATTTCCACGGATTTTTCCCTGAGCTGACGAAGGGGCTTTCCAGGGGAAGCTCGTGTCGGAGTATTGTCAGTGGGTCGGGGCAGCTGTTCACCATCGACGAGGAAGGTACCAACATCAACGAGGGGGTTGCAAAATCTTCTCTCCCGGGGGATTTTGATAATGAGGATAGCGACCACAGAAACCCAGCGACTTGCTCGCAAGAAAGCATCGAGGAAGGGCAGCCAGTGCATGTCGATACCCCCATGCCAAAATCGACAGCTCAGATGAGAACCCACCACTCGACAAGCAGTCAGTTACCAATAAACCGCTGGAGCATAGCGGGTTCCACGTTCGACACCGCAGATAATTACTGGGTCAATCGACAAGGACGAAGTACTTTTTGGGAAGCTGGCACATCCAGCATCCCTCACCTCCCTTCGTCATCGTCGCCAGGGGACCAAGAAGCAGCGGGCAGCGACGGCGAGGCCCGTAACGACGGAGATGACTTCGAGGAAAGTGACGAGGGCTGTGGAGCCGATGCCGCCCACAGCTCCCCCGACGTTACTGACGATGCCCAAAGTGCCGACTTTGATCCGGTCGGGTCTTCGACCACGACTCTCGATGATGACCACGGCCTGAGGACTCAAAGTATGATGGACCTGAGTGTGATGAGCACGAGTATGATGGAGCTGTCCCTGGGTTCCCTAAGGGGAGGGGTTCCCAAAGACGTCCTGAAGAGGTCGTCTTCCATTGACACCAGGGACCAGGTGAAAGAGCCGAAGAGCAATCTGCGTCGCAGCGCGAGCTTGAACTTCAGTTTTCGAAGTAGTAGTGAAAA CCTGGAGAACTTCAAACAGCGCCTTCTGCGTAAGAGAGAACAGTGGCGGGAAAGGAGGCAATCTAGCAAGAGTCTGAAGGATGCTATTCGGAGGGACTCCAAAGAGGATCCACCAAAGGAAACAGCCAAACCTTCAGAGGAAA ACCCACCTTCCACACCCGACAGTAAACTCTACCGATGGTTCTCTTTACGCAAAAGCGTCAATTATGACGTTGAACGACGAAGCAGTACCATTGCTAATGCTGAACGCACTAGCAGCTATACAGCTACTACCAATGGTGCCAGCACTATTAGTACCAATCACAGGATGCCAAAACTTCTGGAGGAAGGGGATGCAGACCATGGGGGTCTCTTCTCTGAAAATGGGGGCGTATTTGCGCACACTTTCCAGCGCAGACATCAGCCTCCTGCCCTTCCAGCAATGCCCCAGGGACTCAGTCCTGAACAGATCAAAAGGAGACACATCGTAGCTAATATAGTACATAGTGAAAATAACTATGTGGCAACTTTACAGAGGCTAGTCAAT GATTACAAGAAGCCACTTGGTGACTCCAAACCACCCATTCTCAACACTGCCAAACTTGCCACCCTGTTCCACCGTGTGTCTGAGATCCTCCAGTGCCACACATTGTTCCGCATAGCTCTTGCTGAATGTGTGCGGCAGTGGGACCGTGAGGAGAAAATTGGGGATGTTTTCGTCGCTTCTTTCTCCAAGGCTATAGTCTTGGATATTTACAGTgactttataaataattttacacgTGCCATGGAAGTCGCAAAACAGGAATCAAAGAAGAAAACTGCATTTGCGGATTTTTTGAAG ATGCGTCAGATCACGTCGCCTGATCGACTGTCATTCTTTGGACTTATGGTTAAACCTGTCCAGCGTTTCCCCCAATTCATCCTCTTCCTTCAG GACCTTCTGAAGCACACTCCTCAGGGCCACCATGATCGCATGTCGCTACAGTTAGCTCTCACCCAGCTTGAGTCTCTTGCGGAGATGCTAAATGAGAGGAAACGGGAGGCAGAGCAATATCAAGCATTCCGGGATACCCTGAAGCATATTAACACTAAGTTTGCTCTGAGAGGTATTCAGGAGGGCAATCGTTATCTGTTAAGACAAGATGATGTCATGCAGTTA GAATTTAACCAAAATGGCTTAATTAGCAAGAGTAAAGCACGCCGACTCTTCCTAACCAATGACCTGATAATTTGTGTAACAGTTGTACCAAAGTCAAATGATGAATATGGACATCAGAATGAAAGGCTATCCCTCAAGTGGGCCGTTCCTGTAACAGACGTTGAG atacaGGACACAAGTTCTTCTCCAACTTTGAGCCGGCTGTTGGCATCTGGTGTCACCAAATCTGGCACCATAAGTGTGGCTCGTATTCCTGAAGAAACTATGGGTTCCAATGTAGATAATCTGTGTCAGGAGATGAACAACTTGATGCATGATTATGAAATCATTTCAAGAATCTCTTCCCTAGTCTCATCTCTTAGAGGAAGCTATGAT GGACTTACTAGTGAGAACCTGCAACAAATATCAAGTAGTATACAACGAGCATTACATATTCGCGATGAGCAGATGGCATGGGTTGACGCTTGTTGTTTACAGTTTACTGTAAAAACCAAAGAAGGACGTGAAAAGGAAACATACACTTTCCAGACTGACAatccagttattaaaaaagactGGATAGTAG AATTAAGGTTAGCGCAGTTAGCTCTTGACATTGCAAATTCTCCTGCCTGGGATGTTCCTGAGCAAGAGAAACGACCATCTACAAAGATGCCATTGTTTGTTAAGGCCCTACCTGTGTTTTCATCTCCTCATGAGACTGAG GTAAAATGTGGGTGCTGTTATAATATTACTTCATCAAGACCGAGTAGAATTTCTGGGATAGGGAGACATCAAACATACCTGTGGCTATGCTCTTCAGATGGTGTATCCTCTCACGTCACCATATACCTCATGCAACAA GTTGGTCTGAGAGAGGTTGTTCGAGTAGACATGGTTGAGGTGTGTGTAACATCTCTGCAACATGTTCCTGGTATATCAACGACATCAGATGAACCTTCTTTGCGAGCCCACACTGTTTGGATGGGTACTCATTCACATAA ATTGTTAGTGTACAGTGGTCTTGATCCCGAGAAACAAACAGAACTGGGATCAGCAACTGTTCCTGCTGCTGTAACAACGATAAAATACCATTGCGATCAG GTGTACGTGGGGCTCTGCAATGGCATTGTTCAAGTATACCGTCGAGGAGCTGATGGAGCATGGCAATTGCGAGAGCCGAATGACATTTGTCTTGGAACTTATTCTGTAACTGCATTATTACCAATCAATACCCATGTTTATGCTGCATGTGGTGAACAAGTCCATGTCATTGACTGTTTTACTGCAGAGGTCACG aaaaagtTTAGTGTACATCATGAAGGTGCTGGTGAAGTCCAACTCATGGCCCATTCAGGAATTGGGCTGTGGATAGCCCAAAAAAATACAGCCACTATTTGTCTGTACCACACAGAAACGTTCCGCCATTTGCAAGATATAAATGTTGCTTCAAATGTGAGTCGGGTTCTTGGGGAACGGGGCCCAAGTCCTGCAAATGTTAAAGTAACAGCTCTTTTAGCTTCTCGAGGTCTGCTTTGGGTAGGTACTAATGTTGGAGTAGCTCTAACCATTCCACTACCAAGGTTAGAAGGTGTACCAATAATAAGTGGGAGGGCCAATATTAGCTATCATGCACATAGTGGCCCCATAACATTCTTACTTACACTGCATCCTCATTCACGACCTCAAGCAACTTTACCTGAGCTAAGACCAGCATCTAGACCTTCTTTACAAGATAGCCATACTCAGTCACAAGAAACTTCCCGCCTAAGCTCTAATGCAGTGATACTCAAGTTTTATGTCGGCTTCCCTGGGTCAAGATTGGAAAAACAGCAGAGTGATGGAAGTCTAGTGCCTACTCGACGTGTACCACCTAGATTAAGACAACAACTGAGTAGCCCAGTGATTCTTAGACGCAAACCTCGAGAATCTCATCAGCAGCATGTCCGAAGGCTTTCTAAAACATTACCACGTGGGCTAGGGTTAGGAGCTTTAGCTGGCAGTCAAGAGTGTGATGTTTATGGGTTGTATGGAGATCTTTTGAATGTTCATGAATATGAAGATGACGAACCACTAAATATAGGTGAAGGCTTATTGCTGTCAAGGTATGACTCACTTCGGAGAAGTGATCCTGAACTTGCAGTTCCTGCTCAAGTTAGCACATTAGATCGAAGGGTGCGATTGAAAGCCTCACGACCAAGGTCTTTAGATTTATCAACATGGTCTATGGATTCCCGAGCTTCGTCTGCTTGTACAACTACGTCATCTGGATCTGAGGATGGAAGTGGCCTTGGAATAGGTTCTACAACAGTCACAGCAACTCCATTAGAAGCTACTAGTAATTCCAGTTCATCAGGGAATACAACTTCCGGCAGGGCCACAACATCTCGGCGCAAAGAAAATGACCAGTCAAGAACATTAATGACACTAATGGGGGGAAGAGGCTATATTAATTTAAGACAAACTCTTGATGCCCAGCCACCTCATACAAATGAGAAAGATGCGCATATAGTTGTGTGGGAGATGAAGCTTTAA